The proteins below are encoded in one region of Enhydrobacter sp.:
- a CDS encoding alpha/beta fold hydrolase — translation MRAEEGIFACGDVALQRGGTLRDARIVYKTFGTLSARRDNVIVYPTSYSAHHTDIEWLVSPEHALDPSRYFVVIPNMFTNGLSSSPSNTPGGFPEVTTYDNVMQQRRLLAEVFGVERVKLVYGWSMGAQQAYHWAALFGDAVERIVVNCGSARTAPHNFVFLEGIRATLQAAATPEQGLRAMGRIYAGWALSQTFYRRELWRGLGFRDLEDFLVRSWEAGFLRRNLHDLLAQLRTWQHSDISANELYRGDLRTALAGIKARVLLMPSATDLYFQTDDNRAELPHLRDARLVEIPSIWGHRAGNPRDNPEDAAFIDRQVAALLES, via the coding sequence ATGAGAGCTGAAGAAGGCATCTTCGCGTGCGGCGACGTCGCCCTGCAGCGCGGCGGGACGCTCAGGGACGCGCGCATCGTCTACAAGACCTTCGGTACGCTGTCGGCCAGGCGCGACAACGTCATCGTCTATCCGACCAGCTATTCGGCGCACCACACCGACATCGAGTGGCTGGTGTCGCCCGAGCACGCGCTCGATCCAAGCCGCTACTTCGTCGTCATCCCCAACATGTTCACCAACGGGCTCTCGAGCTCGCCCTCCAACACGCCGGGCGGCTTCCCCGAGGTCACCACCTACGACAACGTGATGCAGCAGCGCCGACTGCTGGCGGAGGTGTTCGGCGTCGAGCGCGTGAAGCTGGTCTATGGCTGGTCGATGGGCGCGCAGCAGGCCTATCACTGGGCGGCGCTGTTCGGCGACGCGGTCGAGCGCATCGTCGTGAACTGCGGCTCGGCCAGGACGGCACCGCACAACTTCGTCTTCCTCGAAGGCATCCGCGCCACCTTGCAGGCGGCCGCGACGCCCGAGCAGGGGCTGCGCGCCATGGGCCGCATCTATGCCGGCTGGGCGCTGAGCCAGACCTTCTACCGCCGCGAGCTGTGGCGCGGGCTTGGCTTCCGCGATCTCGAGGACTTCCTGGTGCGCTCGTGGGAAGCGGGCTTCCTGCGGCGCAACCTGCACGACCTGCTGGCCCAGCTCCGGACTTGGCAGCATTCCGACATCTCGGCCAACGAGCTCTATCGCGGCGACCTTCGGACGGCGCTGGCCGGCATCAAGGCGCGCGTGCTGCTGATGCCGTCGGCGACCGACCTCTATTTCCAGACCGACGACAATCGCGCCGAGCTGCCGCATCTCAGGGACGCGCGCCTGGTCGAGATCCCCTCGATCTGGGGCCATCGCGCCGGCAATCCGCGCGACAATCCAGAGGATGCCGCCTTCATCGACCGCCAGGTGGCCGCGCTCCTCGAATCGTAA
- a CDS encoding RNA polymerase sigma factor: MADHHRLLSSFARHRSALLRFLQRRLSNATLAEDLTQETWLRAANAQNAAAIDNPRGFLFSIAANLAIDHQRHVGQRIELQAAPQVVEAVADRQPSPENVVLHRSEFARLARMVEGLSPRCREVFVLGKFEGLSLAEIGRRLGISRNTVVTHMVRALAAIEREMAADDQPPIDK, encoded by the coding sequence ATGGCCGACCATCACCGCCTGCTGTCCAGCTTCGCCCGGCATCGCTCGGCGCTGCTGCGCTTCCTGCAGCGGCGGCTGAGCAACGCGACCCTCGCCGAGGATCTGACGCAGGAAACGTGGCTGCGCGCGGCCAACGCGCAGAACGCCGCCGCGATCGACAATCCGCGCGGCTTCCTGTTCTCCATCGCCGCCAATCTCGCGATCGATCACCAGCGCCATGTCGGCCAGCGGATCGAGCTGCAGGCCGCGCCGCAGGTCGTCGAGGCGGTGGCCGACCGGCAGCCGTCGCCGGAAAACGTCGTGCTCCACCGCAGCGAGTTCGCGCGGCTCGCGCGGATGGTCGAGGGCCTGTCGCCGCGCTGCCGCGAGGTCTTCGTGCTGGGCAAGTTCGAGGGGCTGAGCCTCGCCGAAATCGGCCGGCGCCTCGGCATCAGCCGCAACACCGTGGTGACCCACATGGTCAGGGCCCTGGCGGCGATCGAGCGCGAGATGGCCGCCGACGACCAACCGCCGATCGACAAATAA